In a single window of the Orcinus orca chromosome 9, mOrcOrc1.1, whole genome shotgun sequence genome:
- the CFAP69 gene encoding cilia- and flagella-associated protein 69 isoform X4: MIIPSSELRIQICKCIIDFYHAEPPKQHITGYQQASSSYKIKMAEVGGLAKTMVQSLVLFENQLVEKLWVLKTLQHLSASEVNCTLMVKAQAASGICAHLNDPDPSGQLLFRSSEILWNLLEKSSKEEIIQQLSNLECLLALKKVFKNLFTRGLSHYDRQLRNDILVITTIISQNPGAPMIECGFTRDLILFATFNEVKSQNPLVKGLKFSNSYEDFELKKLLFNIIVTFCKDLSTIQLLIDGKVILALFTYVKKPEKHKIVEWSAAQYEELQLHAIATLSSVAPFLIDEYMLYQGNAHVLAFLEWCDSEDSFFSHGNSFHGTGGRGNKFAQMRYSLRLLRAMVYLEHETVNKDLCEKRAIQQLIGIFKNIISKYNDKEEAILLEIQSDILLILSGLCEHHIPRKEIFGTEGVDIILHVMKTDPKKLQSGLGYNVLLFSTLDSIWCCILGCYPSEDYFLEKEGIFLLLDLMALNQKKFCNLILGIMVEFCDNPKTVAYVNAWRGKKDQTAASLLIKLWRKEEKELGVKRDKHGKIVDTKKPLFTSFQEEQKITPLPANCPTIAVMDVAENIRAKIYAVLGKLDFENLPGLSAEDFVTLCIIHRYLDFKIGEIWNEIYEEIKLEKLRPVTTDKKILESIITASENIGKMVASLQSEMIESQACQDVQNEQKVYTKVQATHKQRELANKSWENFLARTSNVKTLKKAKRLQEKGIESSRYSEHPPNAVFHPTDIKGLHTTVPSGGVVTVESTPARLVGGPLADTDIALKKLPIRGGALQRVKAVKTVNEPEKSVPS; encoded by the exons ATGATAATACCAAGTTCTGAATTGAGGATACAAATTTGTAAGTGTATTATTGACTTTTATCATGCAGAACCACCAAAGCAGCATATTACAG GTTACCAGCAGGCTAGTTCATCATATAAGATTAAAATGGCTGAAGTTGGAGGATTGGCAAAAACAATGGTCCAGTCATTGGTGTTGTTTGAAAATCAACTTGTTGAGAAACTTTGGGTACTTAAAACTCTACAACATCTCTCAGCTTCTG aagttAATTGTACTTTAATGGTGAAAGCACAAGCAGCCAGTGGAATCTGTGCTCACCTCAATGACCCAGATCCCTCTGGACAGCTTCTATTTCGTTCATCCGAAATACTTTGGAACTTATTGGAAAAATCttcaaaagaagaaatcataCAACAGCTTAGTAACTTGGAATGTTTGCT GGCTTTgaagaaagtatttaaaaatctgtttacaaGAGGTCTTAGTCATTATGATCGTCAGCTTAGAAATGACATATTAGTGATCAcaacaattatatctcaaaatcCTGGAGCACCAATGATT GAGTGTGGCTTTACCAGGGATTTGATATTGTTTGCAACATTTAATGAAG TTAAAAGCCAAAATCCTTTGGTGAAAGGTCTTAAGTTTTCTAATTCCTATGAAGATTTTGAGTTGAAGAAATTGCTATTCAATATAATTGTGACCTTTTGTAAAGATTTATCTACTATACAG CTATTAATTGATGGCAAAGTTATTTTGGCTTTGTTTACCTATGTTAAAAAGCCTGAGAAACACAAAATAGTTGAATGGTCTGCAGCACAGTATGAAGAATTACAACTGCACGCAATTGCCACTTTGTCATCAGTGGCTCCTTTTTTAATAGACGAGTACATGTTGTATCAGGGAAATGCTCACGTCCTTGCATTTTTAGAATGGTGTGACAGTGAAG ATTCCTTCTTTAGTCATGGGAACAGTTTTCATGGTACAGGTGGCCGTGGAAACAAGTTTGCCCAGATGCGTTACAGTTTAAGACTCTTGAGAGCCATGGTCTACCTTGAGCATGAGACCGTAAACAAGGATCTTTGTGAAAAGAGAGCAATTCAGCAACTGATAG gaatctttaaaaatataataagcaaGTATAATGATAAGGAAGAGGCCATTCTTTTGGAAATTCAATctgatattttacttattttatctgGTCTTTGTGAACATCATATTCCTAGGAAG GAAATTTTTGGAACTGAAGGAGTGGATATAATTCTTCATGTAATGAAAACAGACCCCAAGAAGTTACAGAGTGGATTAGGCTATAATGTACTTCTTTTTAGTACATTGGACAGCATTTG GTGCTGCATTTTGGGATGTTACCCCTCAGAGGATTACTTTCTTGAAAAGGaaggcatttttctccttttggatTTAATGGCA TTGAaccaaaaaaaattctgtaatctAATACTTGGAATAATGGTTGAATTTTGTGATAATCCCAAAACTGTGGCTTATGTCAATGCTTGGCGAGGGAAGAAGGATCAAACAGCTGCTAGTCTTTTAATTAAATtgtggagaaaggaagagaaagaactaGGAGTAAAACGTGATAAACATGGGAAGATCGTTG ATACAAAGAAACCTCTATTTACTAGTTTTCAAGAAGAGCAAAAAATCACACCACTGCCTGCTAACTGCCCAACCATTGCAGTTATGGATGTTGCTGAGAATATCAGAGCAAAAATTTATGCTGTGTTGGGCAAACTAG ATTTTGAAAATTTACCTGGCTTATCTGCTGAAGATTTTGTTACCCTCTGTATCATACATAGATACCTTGATTTTAAA ATTGGAGAAATATGGaatgaaatatatgaagaaataaaattagaaaagttaaGACCAGTCACTACAGACAAAAAAATTCTGGAATCTATTATAACAGCATCAGAAAATATTGGAAAGATGGTTGCTTCTCTGCAAAGCGAGATGATTGAAAGCCAAGCATGCCAAGATGTGCAAAATGAACAAAAAGTATATACAAAA GTACAAGCCACACACAAGCAAAGAGAATTGGCTAATAAATCATGGGAAAATTTCTTGGCTAGAACATCAAATGTTAAAACTTTAAag aAAGCAAAAAGACTTCAAGAGAAAGGTATAGAGTCCTCTAGATACAGTGAGCATCCACCAAATGCAGTATTTCACCCGACAGATATTAAAGGCCTTCACACaaca gTGCCCTCTGGTGGTGTAGTAACAGTGGAAAGCACTCCTGCCCGATTAGTGGGAGGACCTCTGGCTGATACAGATATTGCTCTTAAAAAACTTCCTATTCGAGGAGGAGCCTTACAGAGAGTAAAAGCAGTAAAAACTGTGAATGAGCCAGAGAAGAGCGTTCCCTCATAA